A part of Rhinoderma darwinii isolate aRhiDar2 chromosome 1, aRhiDar2.hap1, whole genome shotgun sequence genomic DNA contains:
- the ROPN1L gene encoding ropporin-1-like protein, with amino-acid sequence MPLPEPMFCAQQIHVPPELPDLLKQFTKAAIRTQPHDVLQWSAAYFSSLSRGEPLPAKERVEMPVATQKTDTGLTPGLLKVLHKQLSSMVIVPVEEVEQKWRDLCLPQAQLHSILELDHYGREVEWMKFLALACSALGGSITTALKYGCEVLTQDPEGGAARVPLQTFIFLYKYLAQIDGDISDSTIEEVLSALQEEAGKQGGMIQPRNFLSPQCPPLS; translated from the coding sequence ATGCCGCTTCCAGAGCCCATGTTCTGCGCTCAGCAAATCCATGTCCCACCCGAACTTCCCGACCTGTTGAAGCAGTTCACCAAGGCCGCCATCCGCACCCAGCCCCACGACGTGCTGCAGTGGTCAGCGGCTTATTTCAGCAGTTTATCCAGAGGAGAGCCGCTGCCAGCGAAAGAGCGGGTGGAGATGCCAGTGGCGACTCAGAAGACAGACACTGGACTGACCCCCGGACTGCTGAAAGTGCTGCATAAACAGCTGTCCTCCATGGTGATTGTCCCGGTAGAGGAAGTGGAGCAGAAGTGGCGGGATCTCTGCTTACCACAGGCACAGCTGCACAGCATCCTGGAGCTGGACCACTATGGAAGAGAAGTGGAATGGATGAAGTTCCTGGCTCTTGCCTGCAGTGCTCTGGGGGGCAGCATCACCACAGCACTGAAGTATGGATGTGAGGTACTGACCCAGGACCCTGAGGGGGGCGCCGCTCGGGTCCCACTACAGACGTTTATATTCCTCTACAAATACCTGGCCCAGATTGATGGGGACATCTCAGACAGCACCATAGAAGAGGTGCTCAGTGCCCTGCAGGAGGAGGCGGGCAAACAAGGTGGCATGATCCAGCCCAGAAACTTCCTCAGTCCTCAGTGCCCGCCTCTGTCCTAA